A region from the Panicum hallii strain FIL2 chromosome 1, PHallii_v3.1, whole genome shotgun sequence genome encodes:
- the LOC112901608 gene encoding putative germin-like protein 2-2: MASRLSLLVLLATTCCCAIASDPSLLQDFCVADKMSQVSVNGFTCKDAKEVVAEDFFFSGLHVAANTSNKQGSGVTAANVMQIPGLNTMGVSMVRIDYAPKGQNPPHTHPRATEILAVLEGSLYVGFVTSNPDNTLISKVLNKGDVFVFPKGLLHFQYNYGTENAIALAALSSQNPGVITIANTVFGSEPSISDGILAKAFQVDKKTVNCIQAQF; the protein is encoded by the exons ATGGCCAGCCGACTGTCCCTGCTTGTTCTGTTGGCTACGACATGCTGTTGTGCCATCGCTTCAGATCCGAGCCTTCTCCAAGACTTCTGTGTTGCAGACAAGATGTCTCAAG TGAGTGTTAATGGTTTTACCTGCAAAGATGCAAAAGAAGTGGTTGCCGAAGACTTCTTCTTCTCTGGCCTTCATGTGGCTGCCAATACCAGTAACAAGCAGGGATCGGGCGTGACAGCAGCCAATGTTATGCAGATCCCTGGCTTGAACACGATGGGAGTCTCTATGGTCCGCATAGACTATGCCCCAAAAGGCCAAAACCCACCTCACACTCACCCTCGTGCCACTGAAATACTAGCAGTTCTTGAGGGCTCACTATATGTTGGCTTTGTTACATCGAATCCGGACAACACATTGATCTCCAAGGTTCTGAACAAGGGTGATGTTTTTGTGTTCCCAAAGGGTCTTCTCCATTTTCAGTACAACTATGGGACAGAAAATGCCATAGCTCTTGCAGCCTTGAGCAGCCAAAACCCTGGGGTAATCACTATTGCCAACACAGTATTTGGATCAGAACCATCCATATCTGATGGTATCCttgccaaggccttccaggtgGATAAAAAGACGGTTAACTGTATCCAAGCTCAGTTCTAA